In the genome of Monodelphis domestica isolate mMonDom1 chromosome 2, mMonDom1.pri, whole genome shotgun sequence, one region contains:
- the ARL4D gene encoding ADP-ribosylation factor-like protein 4D, giving the protein MGNHLTEMAPNASIFLPHFQTLHVVVIGLDSAGKTSLLYRLKFKEFVQSVPTKGFNTEKIRMPLGGSRAITFQVWDVGGQEKLRPLWRSYTRRTDGMVFVVDATEAERLEEAKIELHRISRASDNQGVPVLVLANKQDRPGALSPAEVEKRLAVKELAAATLTYVQGCSAVDGLGLQPGLERLYEMILKRKKVSWAGTGRKRW; this is encoded by the coding sequence ATGGGAAACCACCTCACAGAGATGGCACCCAATGCCTCCATATTCCTGCCTCACTTCCAAACCTTACACGTGGTGGTCATTGGGCTGGACTCAGCAGGAAAGACCTCTTTACTGTACAGACTCAAATTTAAGGAATTTGTCCAGAGTGTACCCACCAAGGGCTTCAATACAGAGAAGATCCGGATGCCACTTGGAGGATCTCGGGCCATTACCTTCCAGGTGTGGGATGTAGGGGGGCAGGAGAAGCTACGGCCACTGTGGCGTTCCTACACCCGGAGGACTGATGGGATGGTGTTTGTAGTGGATGCtactgaggcagagaggttgGAAGAGGCCAAGATAGAACTCCACCGGATCAGCCGGGCCTCAGACAACCAAGGCGTGCCTGTGTTGGTGCTGGCCAACAAGCAGGACCGTCCCGGGGCTTTAAGCCCGGCAGAAGTGGAGAAGCGGCTAGCAGTCAAAGAGCTGGCCGCTGCTACCCTCACCTATGTCCAGGGCTGCAGTGCAGTGGATGGACTGGGGCTGCAGCCTGGGCTGGAGAGACTTTATGAGATGATTCTCAAACGAAAGAAGGTGTCTTGGGCTGGAACTGGGAGGAAGAGATGGTGA